Genomic window (Polaromonas sp. JS666):
CGGCCAGGCCGTATGGCGTGCCGCGGCCTGTCGTGAAGACATGCAGATTCATGCCGGCAGCGAGCTGCAGCGTGCCGCAGATAAAGTCGCTGGCCGGCGTCGCCGCGTAGATCAGGCCTTTTTGTCTGACTTTTTCACCCGGCGACAGCACGCCGCTGATGGGCGCCGTGCCCGACTTGACGATGGAGCCCATGGCTTTTTCGACGATGTTGGACAAGCCGCCCTTCTTGTTGCCAGGCGTGGTGTTGGCGCTGCGGTCAACCCGGCCTTTTTGCAGGTAAGCGTCGTACCAGGCCATCTCGCGGATCATCGCTTCGGCCACTTCCGGCGTGGAGGCACGCGACGTAAGCTGATCAATGCCATCCCGGACCTCGGTGGTCTCGGAGAACATCACCGTGGCACCGGCGCGCACCAGCAAATCGGTGGCAAAACCCACCGCCGGATTGGCCGTCACGCCGGAAAAAGCATCGCTGCCGCCACACTGCACACCCACCACCAGTTCACTGGCGGGGACGGTTTCGCGCCGGCGGGCATCAAGCCGCTCCAGGTGCAGCAAGGCCGTCTCCATGATGGAGTCGATCATCGACATGAAGCCCACGTGGTGTTCGGATTGCAGGCAGACCACATCGAGCTCGGCCTCGGCGCTAATGCCCACATCGGCCACATTGCGTTCGTCGACGATCTGAATGGTGCCGGGCGGCAGCAGGCGCTCGGGCTGGAGCTTTTCGCAGCCCAGGCTCACCACCATCACCTCACCGCCAAAGTTCGGGTTGAGCGTGATGTTACGCAGGGTGCGGATCGGAATGATCGCGTCCGGGGCGTCGATGGCCACGCCGCACCCATAGGTGTGCTCCAGGCCCACCACATCATCCACGTTCGGGAAGCGCGGCAGCAACTCATCCTTGATGCGCTTGACGGCAAACTCCACCACGCCCGCCACACACTGCACGGTCGTGGTGATGGCGAGAATGTTGCGGCTGCCGACCGATCCGTCCGGGTTGCGGTAGCCCTCAAAGGTATAGCCCTCCAATGGCGGCAGCACCGGCGGCCGCACGGTGGCGATGGGCAAATTGTCGAGCTCGCGCGCCGAAGGCATCTCCAGCAGCCGCTCATGCACCCAGCTCCCGGCCGGGATGTCCTTGAGCGCATAGCCGATGGGCACGTTGTAACGCAGCACCGCGGTGCCCTTGGGCAAATCGACCAGCGCGACCTTGTGACCCTGCGGCACCTGCTCGCACAGCCGCAAACCGCTGTCAAATACCGTTCCTGCAGGCAGGCCGCCGTCGTTGGCCACGATCGCAACATTGTCATGATCGTGCATGGTGATGTACAGCGGCGCCCTCTTCGTCGCGGTGCCTGGAGCGGCCTGCGGCGCGGCCTTTGCTGCGGCCTGTGTGGGGGGATTGGGGGAGGTCATGGTGAAACTATCTTCTGACGAAAACGCTTACTTGTACAGCGCCGGCAGCCACAGCGAGAAGGCCGGCACGTAGGTCACCAGCAGCAGACAGACGCCGAGCGCGCCGTAGAACGGGCCGATCGAGCGCATCACCTGCCCGACCGAGATGCCGCCAATGGCGCAGCCGACGAATTGCACCGACCCGACCGGCGGCGTGTTCAGGCCCAACGCGCAGTTGATCAGCATCACGATGCCGAACTGCACCGGGTCCATGCCGAACTGCATCGCAATCGGCATGAAGATCGGCGTGCAGATCAGGATGGTCGCCGCCATGTCGAGAAAGGTGCCGAGGATGAACAGCAGCACGTTGATCATCAGGAAGATGACCCAGGGCTCGCTGCTCACCGACTTCATCAGCTCGCCGGTCAGTTGCGGCACCTCGTACAGCGCCATGAAGTAGCCGAAGGCGGCCGAGATGCCGATCAGCAGCAGGACCACACCGGTGGTCTTGCAGGCTTTGGCGCAAGCCTTGAGAAAGTTGTTCCACGTCAGCGTCTTGTAGACAAGCACTGTGATCGCCAGCGCCCAGGCGACCGCGATCGATGCCGACTCGGTGGCCGTGAATGCACCCGACAGGATGCCGGCGAGGATGATCACCACCACCAGCAGGCCGGGCAGCGCGGCGCCGAAGGCGCGCAACACCTCGCCCCAGCCGGGGAAGGCGCCGTGTGTCGGGTAGCCGCGCTTGACGGCCACGTAGTAGGCAGCGCCCAGGTTGCACAGGGTCAGGATCACCGCCGGAACCAGGCCCGCGAGGATCAGGCTCAGCACACTGACCGAGGCGATGCCCGAGGTGGCCAGCGTGAAGATGATCATGTTGTGCGAGGTCGGCATGATGGCGCCCACCAGTGCCGCGTGTGTGGTGACGTTGACCGCGTAGTCGGCGTCATAGCCTTCCTTCTTCATCAGCGGAATCATCACCGAGCCCATGGCTGACACATCGGCCAGCGGCGAGCCGGCGACGCCCCCGAACAGCGTGCAGCCGATCACGTTGCTCATGCCCAGGCCGCCGCGCACATGGCCGACCAGGCTGTTGGCGAAGCGCACGATGCGCTCGGCAATGCCGCCGTAGAGCATCAGCTCGCCGGCGAAGACAAAAAACGGAATAGCCAGGAACGAGAACACCTGCATGCCGCCGACCATTTTCTGGAACACCACCGCAATCGGCAGACCGGCGGCGATGATGGTGGCGACCGACGACAGGCCGATGGCAAACGCGACCGGCACGCCAATCACGAGGAAGAGCGTGAAGCTCAGGGCGAGTACGGTCAGTTCCATGCGGGCTCCACTACTTGGCCGCGCACCAGCGCGATCACATGTTCAATTGAAAACAGGACGATCAGCACGCCGGCAATCACCACCGGCAGGTAGTCGATGCCATCCGGGACGGGCAACATGGGTTTTTTCTCGCCCCATTTGGCGGCCATCCATAACCAGCCACCGTAGACCATCAGCGCACCGAAGCCGCCGACAAGAACATGAATCAGGATTTCGATGCGGTGCTGCCACTTCTCGGGCAGCAGCACAACGAGGGACTCCAGGCCAATGTGGCCGGCATCGCGCACACCGACCGCCACGCCGAATGCAGTGACGAACAGCACCAGCAACAGGGCCAGTGCTTCGGCCCATGTCGGCGTGTCATTGAAGACGTAACGTCCAATGACCTGCCACTGGACGCACAGGACAACCGCGAGCAGCCCGATCACGGCCAGGATCAGGCTGAGCTTGGACAGCATTGCGCAAAATTTTGTGTACATGGATTAATCTTTTTCTGACCCGGCCGTCCCACCGCCCCGCAAAGGACAGGAAGACAGGCGCCCCCCGCCTTGCGGCAGGAGGCATGGCCTGCCCGGCAGCTTACTTGGTGTCCTGGACCGCTTTAACGAGGCGCTTCATGTCGGGCGTGGTCATGAACTTGTCGTAGACCGGGCCCATTACGGCCTGGAACGACTTCTTGTCCACTTCCACGATCTCGGCGCCAGCGGCCTTGACATTGGCCAGTGACTTCGCTTCCTGCTCGTCCCACTTCTGGCGCTCGAATGCCACCGACTCCTTGGCCGCCGCGCGGATCATGTCCTGCTCGGCCTTGGGCAGCTTGTCATAGATGATCTTGGACATCACCAGGATCTCGGGCGCCATCGAATGCTCGGTCTTGGAGTAGACCTTCACGGCTTCCACGTGTTTGGCCGTGTCGAACGACGGAATGTTGTTCTCGGCGGCGTCAATCAGGCCGGTCTTCAGGCCGGTATAGACCTCGCCATAAGGCATGGGGGTGGCGTTGGCGCCCATCGCGCTGACCAGCGCGACCCAGAGGTCGGATTGCTGGACACGGATCTTCAGGCCCTTGGCATCAGCGACGGTCCTGATCGGCTTCTTCGCGTAGATGGAGCGTGCACCACTGTCATAAAAAGCCAGGCCGATGAAACCGGCAGACTCGCAGCTCTTCAGGATCTCGTCACCGACCGGGCCGTCGAGCGACTTGCGCATGTGCGCGATGGAGCTGAACAGGAAGGGCATTGTCGGCACCTGGGTCAGCGGACAGATGGCGTTCATCGGGCCGACATTGACGCGCGTGAAGTCGAGCGCGCCAATCTTCACCTGGTCGATGGTTTCCTTCTCGCTGCCGAGTGCCTGCTTGTTGAAAACCTTGATCTTGTGTTTGCCGCCGCTCTTTTTCTCGAGAAGCTCGCCCATGTACTTGACGGCCGCGACGGTGGGGTAGTCATCAGCGTTGTGCGTGTCGGCCGAGCGGAACTCGGTGGCCTGGGCAGCACCCATGCCAAGGCCCGCCAGCAAAGCGGCAAGGGCGGCCGAGCGAATAGCCGAAATGCGGGGAGTTCTGTTTGTCATGATGCGATGTCTCCTGAGTTATGGTTGCGCGTTGAAATGGGAAAGCTACTGCGAAAACGGCGTTTCGGCAATGCCGCGAACGCCGGGATGGGCCACGAACACCGCGCCCGCCAGCGCGGGCTCATAGCCGGCGATAGGTTGCGCGGGGGTGATGGAGGCGATGAAGAGCTGGTCCATGCGTGCGCCGCCGAAGCAGCACATCGAAGGCTTCGCGGCCGGAACTGCAATGGAGCGGTCCAGCTTGCCCGCAGGCGTGAAGCGGTGAACCAGACCGGCATCGTTGCCGCAAATCCAGTAACAGCCCTCCTCGTCGACAGCGGCGCCATCGGGTCGCCCCGGCAGCGGCTTCATGTCAACAAACACCCGCTGGTTCGTGGGCGTGCCGGTGTCGGTGTCGTAATCGAAGGCCCAGATGGTCTGCACTGACGGATGGGAGTCCGACAGGTACATGGTGCGCCCGTCAGGGCTGAAAGCCAGGCCATTGGGCGTGATGAAGCCGCTCAGGAGGTTTCTCAGCTCGCCATTTTTTTCATGGCTGTAGAGGCAACCCGCACGGGAACCGAGAGCCATATCGAGCACCATGGTGCCGGCCAGGAAGCGCCCCTGGCGGTCGCAGCGGCCGTCGTTGAAGCGCATGCCAGCCTGCGCATGCCGCACCCCGGCCAGCAGCCGGACATCAAGACGGCCGCCATCATGCGGCTGCAATTCGAATACGCCAGTTTCCATGCCCGCCACCCAGCCCGACTGCGTGCCCCGCGGGGCAATGCAAGCGAGCATTTCAGGCGCCAGCCAGTGGCTGGTGCGCCCTGTTGCGGCCTCCCAGCGGCACAGCTTGCGCGCCGGAATGTCGACCCAATACAGCGCCTGCTCGGCGGCATGCCAGACCGGGCTTTCGCCCGTGGCATTGCGCGCATCGAGCAGCAGCTCGGCCCGCGTCGCGTCCGTGAGGGTGCTCATGCGGTCAGTCGCCGAAGGGGCCGGCCACGACAAAACCGCCGCCCTGGTATTGAACCACCGGATCATTCAGATCCGGCTGGGGGGTGCGCGCATACACCGCATCGCGGAAAACATCCGAGCTGTCTTTCGGCACATAGCCGATGTGGCGAGCGCGGCTGTTGTCCCACCAGGTCACGGCGTTGTCAGACATGCCAAAAATGATGCTGTGGCCCAGCACCGGCGTCGTCAGGCAGGCGGTGATGAGGCGGTGCAGGTCGTCATAGCTCAGCCAGGTGGCCAGCATGCGGCGGTCCCTGGGCTCGGGAAATGAAGAGCCGATGCGCACGCAGGCGGTTTCTATGCCGTAGCGGTCAAAGTAGAGCCGCGCCAGGTCTTCCCCAAACGCCTTGCTCAAGCCATAAAAGCCGTCGGGCCGTGGCGGATGATCCGCAGTGATCGTCTGGTCCTGGCGGTAAAAGCCGGTGACGTGGTTGGAACTGGCAAACACCACACGCTTGACGCCGTGTTTGCGCGCAGCCTCATAAAGGTTGTAGGCGCCAAGGATGTTGGCCTGCAGGATGGGCCCGAACGGCCCTTCGACCGAAACGCCACCCAGGTGGATGATGGCATCCATCCCCTTGACCATCTCGTTGACGGCAGCCGCATCGGCCAGGTCGGCCAGCACCACTTCCTCGCCCACAGCAGCATCGCCAAACGGCTGGACATCGGACAAGCGAAGCACCGAGCAATTGGCCTTCAGGCGCTCGCGCAAGGCTTTTCCCAGACCGCCGGCAGCACCGGTCAGCAAGAGTTTTTCATGAACTTTGATTGTCATTTTGGGCATCCTGGTCGGATTGCGAATTGGAACTGGACTTTTTCATGAAGTTTGTTAAAGTCAAACAAGTCGTCAGTCATAGGTTGTCTGATGACTGGGAATTCTCCAACCCCTCCATTTGCTTGTCAACGGTTTTTTAATGACCCTCAGGAAAACCCTTAGTCATCCCGAGCCCCTGCCCGCGCGCCACCTGGCGGCGCCAGGCGCACGCCGTCCGCGCGGACTGGTCGGTGAAATCGTCGAAAGCCTGGCCAACAGCATTCGCGATGGCCAGTTGCAGCCCGGCGCGAAGCTGCCGACAGAAGCAGAAATCATGGCCCGGTTCGATGTCAGCCGCACGGTGGTTCGCGAATCGCTGTCGCGGCTTCAGGCGTCCGGCCTGGTCGAGACCCGGCATGGCATCGGCACCTTTGTACTGCCCCCGCAGGAAAGCGGCAACTTCAGGATCATGGCGGAAGACTTCGCCACGGTAGCCGATGTCATTTCAGTGCTCGAGTTGCGCATCAGCCTTGAAACCGAGGCCGCAGGCCTGGCGGCCCAGAGGAGAACGCCCGAGAACCTGCTGGCCATGCAAAATGCACTGCGTGCCTTTCGGGAGTCCATCAATGATGACTCCGACGCCGTGCCGCCCGACTTCCAGTTTCACATGGAAGTGGCCCGCTCCACAGGCAACCGGCATTTCGCCGACCTGATGACCTACCTGGGCACCATGATCATTCCGCGCACGCGCGTGAACATCGTGCACAACGCGCCCGAAGGCCGGCTGAACTATCTCGAACGCGTGAACAGCGAGCATGAAAGCATCTACAGCGCCATCAGCAACCAGGATGCCGAGGCCGCCCGCGCCGCCATGCGGACCCACCTGTCCAACAGCCGGGAGCGCCTGCGTCGCGGCAACAATCTGCTCTCCATGCAACCTCCGGACGGGCTCGCGAACCAGGCCTGACTGGCTCTGTGACACCTCTGTTGCGATGGCGTCGCATGGAGCCATGTTGTACGACAACTGACAATTAAGTGCAGCGTAGCAACCCACCCGCCCGCCCCTCACCAGGAAGCACCTGCGGCTGACGCAGCCCTCAGCTTCGATACCCACCCCGTCAAGACACACCCAGCGGCATTTCATTCCACGGCTGCGCGCATGGTCGGCTGCAGGACCGGGTCAGCCCGCGTCCAACCCTGAAAACACCCCGCGGACGGCCCGCACCCGCACCCGGAGCAGGACCCAGGCAAGCCTGAACACCACCCCAGATCCGCGGCAGTAGCCCATGGCCATGCCATGTTTTGCCCGACCACGCCGGTCTCGCAATGCGACACCGGCACGCCCGCATTTTCTTATGGCATGCGGGTTAACACCGATAAAACAGGCTGAAAAGGCAATTGAATTAGTTATGTTTTATAACCACAATTCACCCACCAACCAAAGCTGACCATGACTTCCAACACCTCTTCCACCGACATCCAGCTAGACATTCGCGGCGCGCATCAAGAGATCGCAGTGATCCGCCTGAGCCGCGTTGCCAAACGTAATGCCGTCAACGACAGCCTGATTCTGGCCTTGCGTGACATCTTCGAAAAACTGCCCACAACCGTCCGTGCTGCCGTGATCCACGGCGAGGGCGAGCACTTCTGCGCCGGCCTGGACCTGGGCGAACTGGAGGAGCGCGACGCCGGCCAGGGCATGCACCATTCGCGCATGTGGCACGCCGCGCTCGAACGGGTGCAGTTCGGCCCGGTTCCGGTGATTGCCGCGCTGCAAGGCGCCGTGGTCGGCGGCGGACTAGAGCTGGCCAGCGCCTGCCATATCCGCGTAGCCGATGAGACTGCCTTCTATGCGCTGCCGGAGGGCTCTCGCGGCATTTTTGTCGGCGGTGGCGGATCGGTTCGCATCCCCAAGCTGATAGGCGTCGCACGCATGACCGACATGATGCTGACCGGCCGGGTCTACAACGCACAAGACGGCGAGCGCGCCGGCTTTGCGCAGTACCTCGTACCCGAGGGCCAAGCCTTCGACAAGGCCATGGAACTGGCCGCACGTGTGGCGCAAAACGCCCCCCTGACGAATTACGCACTGATGCATGCCCTGCCCCGGATTGCCGAGCAGCCGGCCGAGCAGGGCTACCTGACGGAAGCCCTGATGGCGGCCATTGCCCAAAGCGCGCCTGAGGCCAAGGACCGGGTCCGCGCCTTCCTCGAAGGCCGGGCTGCCAAGGTGCAGAAAAGCTGAAGCCGCGCGGCCCAGCACGGAACGACATATCACCCCATCACGCAACAAGCACAACAAGAAAAACGCGAGCACGCCCGGAAGAGACAAGCATGACCAGCCCGAAATTTCGTCCCCTGACTTTTGGTGTCACCCGCGTCAATCTGCGCGACGGCGCGCCTGGCGTGCACTACCTGCGTGCCGATCAGCCCCTGCTGGACTACCCCGGCCGAATGACCGACCGCCTGCAGCACTGGGCGCAGGTGGCACCCGACCGGACCTTCATGGCGCGACGCGAAAAGCTTGCCGACTGCGGCACGGGCGACTGGCGTCATGTGAGCTACGCCAACGCCTGGGCCAGCGCATGCAGCATCGCCCAGGCGCTGATCAACCGCGGCCTGAGCGTGGATCGGCCGGTGGCCATCCTGTCCGAGAACGATCTCGAGCACGCGCTGCTGGGATTGGGCTGCATGTTGGCCGGGGTGCCCTTTGTGCCGGTCTCGCCGGCCTATTCGCTGGTCAGCCAGGATTTCGACAAACTGCGCCACGTGTTCAGGACGGTGACGCCCGGCCTGGTCTTTGCAGCAGACGCGACGCGCTACGGCCGGGCCATCAAGGCGGCCGTTGACGCCGACATTGAAGTGGCGTTGACCAGCGGCGAGATGGACGGCCGTGGCAGCACCTCGTTTGCGGAGTTGCTGGCCACGCCTGTCACGGCCCAGGTCGACGCCGCAATGGCCGCCACGGGGCCAGACACCATCGTGAAATTCCTGTTCACCAGCGGCTCGACCAAGCTGCCCAAGGCGGTGATCAACACCCAGCGCATGTGGTGCGCCAACCAGCAGCAAATGACGCAGTCCATGCCCGTGCTGGCCAGCGAACCGCTGGTCCTGGTGGACTGGCTGCCCTGGAACCATACCTTTGGCGGCAACCATAACTTTGGCATGGTGGTCTTCCACGGCGGCACGATGTACATCGACGACGGCAAGCCCACCCCCGCGCTCATGGCAGAGACCCTGCGCAACCTGCGGGAGATTGCACCGACGGTGTATTTCAACGTGCCGACGGGGTTCGAGGCCATTGCCAACGCCATGAAGACCGATGACACCCTGCGCAAAAACCTGTTGTCACGGGTGAAGATGTTCTTTTATGCCGGTGCCTCGCTGGCCCAGCCAGTCTGGGACAGCCTGTACGCATCACAGGAAAGAGAAGTCGGGGAGCGCATCGTCATGACCACCGGACTGGGCATGACCGAGTCGGGGCCCTTTGCGATTTTTGTCACCAACCCGAACGTCAAGGCGGGCGACCTGGGCGTGCCGACACCGGGGATGGAACTCAAGCTGGTCGACATGGATGGCAAGACCGAAGTGCGCTACCGCGGCCCCAACATCTCGCCGGGCTACTGGCGCGACCCCAAGGAGTCGGCGGCGCATTTTGACGAGGAAGGCTTTTTTTGTTCGGGCGATGCGGTCAAGTGGATTGACGAGACCGACGTTCACCAGGGATTGAAGTTTGACGGCCGCATTGCCGAAGACTTCAAGCTGGCCACCGGCACCTTCGTGAGCGTGGGCCCCCTGCGCGCCCGGATCGTGGCAGCCGGCGCACCCTACATACAGGACGTGGTGCTGACCGGCATCAACCTGAAAGAGGTGGGCGCCATGGTGTTCCCGACCCAGGCTGTGCGTGCGTTGAGCGGCCTCGACGCCGGCGCACCGATGGCCGATGTGCTGTCCAGCGCGCCGGTGATTGCCCACTTCCAGCATGTGATCGACACCCTGGCCAAAACCGCGTCCGGCAGTGCCGGCCGCATTGCGCGCATGTGCCTGCTCGCCGAGCCGCCCACCCTGGACCGGGGTGAAGTCACCGACAAGGGCTCGATCAACCAGCGCGCCGTGCTGGCGCACCGCGCCGAAACGGTAGAGGCGTTGCATGCCGACAGGCTGCACACCATCCTGAAACCACAAGCGCTTTAAAGGAACCCCCTCATGGCCACCCCAGGCTTTTTCTCCCACTTTGACGACATCTGGATGCTGGACGGCGTGCGCACGCCCATGGTCGATTACTGTGGCGCACTCGGCCACATTTCGCCCACGGACCTGGGCATCAAGGCCGCGCGCTCCGCCCTGGAACGCAGCGGCGTGCCAGCCGCGCATATCGGCTCCGTCATTGCCGGCAACATGGCGCCGGGCGACTTTGACCAGTTCATGCTGCCGCGCCACATTGGCCTGTATGCGGGCGTACCGCTGGAGGTGCCTGCCCTGATGGCGCAGCGTATTTGCGGCACCGGTTTTGAGCTGTTCCGGCAGGCCGGCGAGCACATCCAGAGCGGCGCCTGCGAGGCGGCCCTGGTGGTGGGCGCCGAGAGCATGACGCGCAACCCGATTGCCGCCTTTGACCACCGCACCGGCTTCAAACTGGGCGCGCCGGTCGGTTTCAAGGACTACATGTGGGAGGCCTTGAAAGACTCGGCGGCGGGTATCAACATGATCCAGACGGCCGAGAACCTGGCCAAAAAATACGGCGTCACGCGCGAGCAGGTCGACGAATTTGCCTCGCAATCGTTTGCCAGGGCCGTCGCAGCGCAGCAATCCGGCTTCCACGCGGGCGAGATCGTGCCGGTGGTGTCTGAAACATTCGGGCTTGAAGGCTACGCATCGCGCAGTATCAAGCTGCAGGGCAAGCTCACCGAAGTGGCGCAGGACACCCACGCCCGCATTTCACCCGCCGAGGTGCTGGCCAAACTCCGCCCGGTGTATGAAGGCGGCGTCCAGACCGGTGGCAACAGCGCGGCGCTGGTCGATGCGGCTGCGGCGGCCATTGTGGCCTCCGGCAGCTATGCCAAAGCCCATGACAAAAAGCCACTCGCACGCGTGGTTGCCGCCGCCGTGGTGGGCGTGCCACCCGAGATCATGGGCATCGGCCCGGCACCAGCCATTCGCCTGCTGCTGGAGCGCACCGGCATGACGCTGGACCAGATTGGCCGCTTCGAGATCAATGAAGCCCAAGGCGCGCAAACATTGGCCGTAGGCCGCGAGCTGGAACTGGATTTGAACAGGCTCAACGTCAACGGCGGCGCCATCGCACTCGGCCATCCGCTCGCCACCACCGGCGTGCGCCTGACCATCACGCTGGCGCGCGAACTCAGGCGTGCCGGTCTGCGCTGGGGCATTGCATCGGCCTGCATTGGCGGCGGACAGGGCATCGCCTTGCTGCTGGAAAACCCGGGCGCGGCCTGACGCAACCAAATAGCAAACCAGTAGCGAACTAATAGCGAACTAATAGCGAACCAGTAGTAGCAAACCAGAATTTTTGAAAGCCTGACATGAATATTCAAGGACAAGCCGCCCTGGTCACCGGCGCAGGCTCCGGACTCGGGGAAGCCACTGCGCGCGAGCTGGCCCGTCTGGGCGCGAAAGTCGCGGTGCTTGACGTGAATCTCGCCAACGCCGACAAGGTCGCCGCCGAAATCAACGCGGCGCACGGAGACGGCAGCGCCATAGCCTGCCAATGCGACATCACCGACACCGAAAGCCTGCAGGCTGCCATCGCCAAAGCGACGGCCGCGCATGGCACTGCCCGCATTCTGATGAGCATTGCCGGTATAGGCAGTGCCAAACGCGTGGTCAGCCGCGACGGCTCACCGGCCCCGCTGGAGGACTTTGTGCGCGTGGTGAACGTCAACCTGATCGGCACCTACAACGTGGCCCGCCTGTTTGCGGCAGAGTGCGCCAAGCTGGCGCCGCAGGAGGACGGCGAGCGCGGTGTGATGGTCTTCACCGCCTCGGTGGCCGCCTTTGATGGCCAGGTCGGCCAGCAAGCCTACAGCGCGTCCAAGAGTGGGGTCGTCGGCATGACCTTACCCATGGCCCGCGACCTGGCGCAGCACGGTATTCGGGTTTGCACCATCGCCCCCGGCCTGTTTGCAACACCGCTGATGAGAACCCTGCCCGAGCCGGTGCAGCAGTCGCTGGCCGACAGCATTCCGTTTCCTCCGCGCCTGGGCAAACCGGAAGAGTTCGCCCAACTGGCCAGCCACATCGTCACCAACATGCACCTGAACGGCGAAGTGATTCGTCTCGACGGCGCTCTGCGCATGGCGCCACGCTGACCCGGGAGCCCTTCATGAGCAAGACCACCGTCTACGACATCAAGGTGCAGTTCGGCGACTGCGACCCGGCCGGCATCGTGTTCTTCCCCAACTTTTCGAAGTGGATGGACGCCGCCTCGCTGCACTTCTTCATGGAATGCGGCGTGCCGCCATGGCGTGAACTCGTCAAGACCACGGGCATCGTCGGCACGCCCCTGCTGGAGATCCACACCCGGTTCATGCGCCCCGCCACCTACGGCCAGACGCTGCACATCCACACCAGCATCGAGGAGTGGCGCGACAAGGTGTTCATCCAGAAGCACATCGTCAAGCGCGGCGAAGAGGTGCTGTGCGAAGGCCGCGAAACCCGCGCCTTCGTGGTCCGCCCGGCGGGCGAACCCGACCGCATCAAGGCCATCCCGATTCCGGACGACATCAAGGCCAGGTGCTTTGAGTAGCTGAGCCCATTGATCTTCAAGAACCTGCATTTTTAATTCAACGAGACAAGCCCATGACGACACACCGCGCCGCCTGCATGCAACCAGACGTGGCGCGCGGCATGGCGCAATCGGCCGATCTGCTCGGGACGGACGCCGAGGAATGGCGCCGCCTGATCAAGACCCTTGGGCTCTCAGCCGAGTCTTGATGCGCTTGCCTTCCACTGGTCCATTCGCTTCCCTCGCTTTCCCCGCCTACCTAACTACAAGGAGACATTTCATGCAAACACGTCGCAATTTCATTCAGACCTCGGCGGCGCTCGCCGCAGCGACCGCCGGCCTCGCGCCTTTTTCTGCCTTCGCGCAGGCGCTGGAGCAGGTCAAGATTCTTTACGGCTTTCCGGCCGGCAGCTCAGGCGACATTTGCGCGCGCCGCGTGGGCGACAGGCTCGGCGGTACCGCTTACGCCAAAAACAACGCGATCGTGGACACCAAGGCCGGCGCCGGCGGCCGCATTGCGCTGGAAGGGCTCAAGATGGCCGCGGCGGACGGGTCTGTGTTGGCGATGACACCGTTCTCATGCATGTCGCTGTATCCGCACATCTACAAAAAACTGGCTTATGACCCGTTCAAGGACTTTGTACCCGTGGGCACCGCCTCCGTGATGCACCATGGCCTGGCTGTCGGGCCCCTTGTGCCAGGCTCGGTCAAGAACGTCCAGGACTTTCTCGCATG
Coding sequences:
- a CDS encoding FadR/GntR family transcriptional regulator; this encodes MTLRKTLSHPEPLPARHLAAPGARRPRGLVGEIVESLANSIRDGQLQPGAKLPTEAEIMARFDVSRTVVRESLSRLQASGLVETRHGIGTFVLPPQESGNFRIMAEDFATVADVISVLELRISLETEAAGLAAQRRTPENLLAMQNALRAFRESINDDSDAVPPDFQFHMEVARSTGNRHFADLMTYLGTMIIPRTRVNIVHNAPEGRLNYLERVNSEHESIYSAISNQDAEAARAAMRTHLSNSRERLRRGNNLLSMQPPDGLANQA
- a CDS encoding crotonase/enoyl-CoA hydratase family protein — its product is MTSNTSSTDIQLDIRGAHQEIAVIRLSRVAKRNAVNDSLILALRDIFEKLPTTVRAAVIHGEGEHFCAGLDLGELEERDAGQGMHHSRMWHAALERVQFGPVPVIAALQGAVVGGGLELASACHIRVADETAFYALPEGSRGIFVGGGGSVRIPKLIGVARMTDMMLTGRVYNAQDGERAGFAQYLVPEGQAFDKAMELAARVAQNAPLTNYALMHALPRIAEQPAEQGYLTEALMAAIAQSAPEAKDRVRAFLEGRAAKVQKS
- a CDS encoding feruloyl-CoA synthase, translating into MTSPKFRPLTFGVTRVNLRDGAPGVHYLRADQPLLDYPGRMTDRLQHWAQVAPDRTFMARREKLADCGTGDWRHVSYANAWASACSIAQALINRGLSVDRPVAILSENDLEHALLGLGCMLAGVPFVPVSPAYSLVSQDFDKLRHVFRTVTPGLVFAADATRYGRAIKAAVDADIEVALTSGEMDGRGSTSFAELLATPVTAQVDAAMAATGPDTIVKFLFTSGSTKLPKAVINTQRMWCANQQQMTQSMPVLASEPLVLVDWLPWNHTFGGNHNFGMVVFHGGTMYIDDGKPTPALMAETLRNLREIAPTVYFNVPTGFEAIANAMKTDDTLRKNLLSRVKMFFYAGASLAQPVWDSLYASQEREVGERIVMTTGLGMTESGPFAIFVTNPNVKAGDLGVPTPGMELKLVDMDGKTEVRYRGPNISPGYWRDPKESAAHFDEEGFFCSGDAVKWIDETDVHQGLKFDGRIAEDFKLATGTFVSVGPLRARIVAAGAPYIQDVVLTGINLKEVGAMVFPTQAVRALSGLDAGAPMADVLSSAPVIAHFQHVIDTLAKTASGSAGRIARMCLLAEPPTLDRGEVTDKGSINQRAVLAHRAETVEALHADRLHTILKPQAL
- a CDS encoding thiolase family protein → MATPGFFSHFDDIWMLDGVRTPMVDYCGALGHISPTDLGIKAARSALERSGVPAAHIGSVIAGNMAPGDFDQFMLPRHIGLYAGVPLEVPALMAQRICGTGFELFRQAGEHIQSGACEAALVVGAESMTRNPIAAFDHRTGFKLGAPVGFKDYMWEALKDSAAGINMIQTAENLAKKYGVTREQVDEFASQSFARAVAAQQSGFHAGEIVPVVSETFGLEGYASRSIKLQGKLTEVAQDTHARISPAEVLAKLRPVYEGGVQTGGNSAALVDAAAAAIVASGSYAKAHDKKPLARVVAAAVVGVPPEIMGIGPAPAIRLLLERTGMTLDQIGRFEINEAQGAQTLAVGRELELDLNRLNVNGGAIALGHPLATTGVRLTITLARELRRAGLRWGIASACIGGGQGIALLLENPGAA
- a CDS encoding SDR family NAD(P)-dependent oxidoreductase, whose protein sequence is MNIQGQAALVTGAGSGLGEATARELARLGAKVAVLDVNLANADKVAAEINAAHGDGSAIACQCDITDTESLQAAIAKATAAHGTARILMSIAGIGSAKRVVSRDGSPAPLEDFVRVVNVNLIGTYNVARLFAAECAKLAPQEDGERGVMVFTASVAAFDGQVGQQAYSASKSGVVGMTLPMARDLAQHGIRVCTIAPGLFATPLMRTLPEPVQQSLADSIPFPPRLGKPEEFAQLASHIVTNMHLNGEVIRLDGALRMAPR
- a CDS encoding acyl-CoA thioesterase, with the protein product MSKTTVYDIKVQFGDCDPAGIVFFPNFSKWMDAASLHFFMECGVPPWRELVKTTGIVGTPLLEIHTRFMRPATYGQTLHIHTSIEEWRDKVFIQKHIVKRGEEVLCEGRETRAFVVRPAGEPDRIKAIPIPDDIKARCFE